The genomic interval AAATGTCAGCCTAACATAAAAGAAGCGCGTTGCAGTATCATACCAGTTGGGCGCAATAGCGACGAGATGTGGGAAATTTTTAGAATAGTAACCAGTCGATGCAAAAAGAATGATGTAATCTCCGTTGACATTACACAAGGTTTGCGCTACCAGAGCGCATTTTTGTTGTTAGCGGTTGTGATGCTTAGAACGATAAAGAGCGTCGAAGTAGATAGCGTATTCTATGGAGCCTTCGAGTTAAAAGACGACGCGGGCGCTCCTATTCTTGACCTCAAACCTCTTGTTGAAATTTTGGATTGGACGCTCGCCACAAACGATTTTCAGTCATACTCCAACACCAAAAAAATCAATGAGCTTTTAGCTGGTGATACATTCAAATCACATAGAGACGCATTCAGCGCATTTTCAACCGCTCTTCAAATAAATGCGCTTGATAGAGTCGTGTCTGAGGCGAACAGAATCCGAAGCTTGATGCAACAAGAACAAATTAAGACACGCCTTCCAATTCCCGCAACGCTTTTACTCCCTGATATACTTGAACTTCCATCGCGGCTAACTCGAAACCCTGAGGATTGGGAAAATTATCTCACCATTGCCCGATGGCAATTTGAGCATGAGCAAATTGGGCTATCGGTTCTATCTACTTGGGAAGCTCTTATCAATCGCGCCGCTTCTATTCTCCATATTCACGACTATGCATCAAACTATAAAGCATACATTGAACTTTCAAAAATAGTAAGAGCCAAAGATAACTACGCACAACATCTTTCAGAGATAAATAAACTTACGAGAAAGGCAGATACGCTGAATGAGTATCGAAAGGCGATTGCGCATGCTGATGGAGTCAGAGTTGGTCTTGAAAAACTTGAACTTCCATCGCGGCTAACTCGAAACCCTGAGGATTGGGAAAATTATCTCACCATTGCCCGATGGCAATTTGAGCATGAGCAAATTGGGCTATCGGTTCTATCTACTTGGGAAGCTCTTATCAATCGCGCCGCTTCTATTCTCCATATTCACGACTATGCATCAAACTATAAAGCATACATTGAACTTTCAAAAATAGTAAGAGCCAAAGATAATTACGCACAACATCTTTCAGAGATAAATGAACTTACGAGAAAGGCAGATACGCTGAATGACTATCGAAATGCAATCGCGCATGCTGATGGAGTCAGAGTTGGTCTTGAAAATTTTAGGGCAGAATTCAGAAAACTTCTCGGCTACTTCGAACAGGAATTACAAAAAGAAGCTATCAAGACGGCGCTTGGTAAAGAAGTGATTAGACAGATTTTTCAGCAAAACTTGCAGAAGTCTGACTCTACCACTAAATCCTAAACCCTTCATAACTTTCTTCGCCGAGCAAGCGCTTGATCAAGCGGTAGCGCTCTAAGCGAATCAGGCGGCGGTATGAAACTTGCCGTTCCAATGAGCGATGTTTTATCGTCGTGCGCAACCGTTCCTCAAAATCTTTGACGAAGACTTTTCGTCCTGCGTCGTTCAGGTGCGTGAATTTAGCCCATTAGTAAAGTGTTTTTCCTGAATTTCTCTCGTATTGACGAGCTTAAAAATTGCTCTATCCACGAATATCGGCTTGAAGATTTCCGCCAAATCCAACGCCAGCGAGAATCGCCGTTCTGAGGGTTCATGCAAGTAAGAAATTGTGGGGCTAAGTTGCGTGCGATAAATTTCCGTCAGACATGCCGAATAACAGAGCGCATTGCCAAATGAAATCAGCGCATTGATAGCGTTGTTTGGCGGATCTTTTACGCGCTCACGAAACTGAAATGCAGGCTCTTTGGACTTGATTAAGTATTGCCAAGCGTCGTAATACCTTTTCCGAACATTCCCCTCTATGCCCATCAAGGTTTGAATGTCTCCTGCCGCTGGAATTTCTTTCATCCATTCTTCTATCTCTGTAATCGCCGCTTGCAAAGCCTCTTGCACTTCTTTGCTCTCTGCGCGCGACTCAACTGAGTAATATCGCAAGTTTTTTGTAATGTTGAAACACGCTGCCGAGACAATCTCCCGCGCAATCTTCAATCGCTTCTTCTCCGACGTATAGTGCTGAACTTGACTCACCAGCAACATACCCGATACCAAATACTCTCTCGGATAATACGTGCCCGAATAAAACCCGTAGTGGTTGAAAATGTGCATCGGAATTTTGTGCTGCGCAAGAAAGTTCAAAAACCGAGCGTTGAAACTCACTTCGCCAAACACATAAAACGCATCAATGTTCGCTATTGGCAACGCTTTGCGGTTCGGGTGATTCGGCAATTCTTCCACGTCTAATTCCAATGAAATTTCTTCTTCATCTCTTTCCACAGGCGGAGCATTTTCAATCGTCTTTTCCGTTTGGTCTTGCGCAGGAAGAAAGAAAATCGTGTTATCCTTGCGTTTCAGCGTTCCGTTGGAGAAAATATAGAATGCTTGCTTGCTGGGTATGCTCTCCGACATTCTTTGAAGTGTTTTAGTTTATCTTCAAAAATCCCGCACTTCGTCATTTCCCCTCTGCACTGTCTTGCCGCCTTGCTATGCCAACGGTAACCTCGCTTGCTTTGAGAGCAAGCGGCTGGCGTTGCAACATCTAAGCATATATCAAGGCAGGAAGCCGAGATGTTAAACGATTACGACTTCGGCTTTGTTTCCTCAGTGCAACTTCACACCTCTCGTTATGTACTACATTGCCGTCTATGATGTCAATCAAAAGCGCGTGGGCAAAATGCTCAAACTCTTTCGCCGCTACCTTAACCATGTGCAAAACTCCGTCTTTGAAGGAGAGCTGAAAGACTCTGACTTTCTTCGCCTCAAAGCCGAAGCGCAGGCTCTGATGAATGAAACCGAAGATTCTCTTATTTTCTACATGCTCAATGGCAAATACCTTGAACGCGAAACGCTAGGCGTGCAAAAGAACGAACCTACCAACTTTATCTGATATGGCACACCTCACTGGCACAAAAATCAACTACTACTTCGTCTGCAAGCGGAAACTTTGGCTCTTCTCAAACCAAATTGAAATGGAACAAGAGTCTGACCTCGTTGCGCAAGGCAAGCTTATTAGCGAAACCACCTACCCCGATAAATGCCACGAACTTGACATCGATGGCGTGATGGTGCTTGACTTTGCCGACCTCCAATCAGGCGTTATTCACGAAATTAAAAAATCCGACAAAATGGAAGAAGCTCATCTCTGGCAAGTCAAGTTCTACCTTTGGCATCTGAAATCCAAAGGTCTCAACGGGCTGCGTGGTGAGTTAGATTACCCTAAGCTTAAACGCCGCGTGAGTGTTACCCTGACCGAGAACGATTGTCAGGCACTGGAGCGCATCGCAGCAGACATTGCTGCGTTAGAACGCCAAGCTACTCCCCCGCCTAAGATTGAAAAGAAGTTCTGCAAACACTGTGCTTACTTTGAGCTTTGCTGGGCGTAGTCGTCGTCGGGCAGGCTATGCAAGCCCAGCGACCGCAGGCTTACCCTCGCTTTTTAGAGCCTTTCACAGCCTAAAAACAGCGATTTTGAGCGAAATTCGCGTGTCGTCGGGGGTCAGGGGTTTATCGGCTATCGGAGGCTGACGACAAAAGGGGTTGACTTTTGCCGCCCAAATGTGTATATTTGCGACAAAATCCTCGCTTCCGTGGCGGATTCTAATTGCACCAATGTGGGATTGAAATTTTCTTTCAACAAAAAAAATGATAAAAAAAGAATATATTCTAATTGCACCAATGTGGGATTGAAATATAATACGCTTTTCCGTTCTTTGGAGAGCAACCGCCCATTCTAATTGCACCAATGTGGGATTGAAATTTTTCTAATTAGTTGAATAATCTTGCACACTTCCTCATTCTAATTGCACCAATGTGGGATTGAAATTTTTCTGGAGAGCAACCGCCCATAAATAAGGGCGGTTATTCTAATTGCACCAATGTGGGATTGAAATGCTTCCTAATGCATACATCAGCGTTGAATCTTTAAAATTCTAATTGCACCAATGTGGGATTGAAATCGAAACGAAAAGTGTGGGATTTTCTCACAGTCCCATATTCTAATTGCACCAATGTGGGATTGAAATCTCAGAATGATTTGATCCATGGGTTTTCAGAAACTGATTCTAATTGCACCAATGTGGGATTGAAATAGGATGAAGTCATAGGACGTGGTCAGAACGGGGAGTTCATTCTAATTGCACCAATGTGGGATTGAAATCCTCCACCACTTTCCTCTACCTCGCCTACCCTCAAATTCTAATTGCACCAATGTGGGATTGAAATATTCTATGTGTTGCTCGGAGACGGCTATTTTTATTAATTCTAATTGCACCAATGTGGGATTGAAATTCTAAACAGTAAAAACGACGAAGCTGATATTGATAAATTCTAATTGCACCAATGTGGGATTGAAATGAAGCAGCCATAATTCAAAAAGAGCAGCCAGTTCGATTCTAATTGCACCAATGTGGGATTGAAATTCAGGCTGTGGTTCTTCAACCACAATCCTTTTGGTAATTCTAATTGCACCAATGTGGGATTGAAATCAACCCTTTTGGTATGCGAGAAAATGAATACTGCCCTATTCTAATTGCACCAATGTGGGATTGAAATGCGGTTTTCTGCTCAGTTTATTTTTTTATACGCAAAATTCTAATTGCACCAATGTGGGATTGAAATAGCTGAAGCGACACTCTGCCATGGGGCACGTATCGCTTATTCTAATTGCACCAATGTGGGATTGAAATCATGAACAGTTTTGCGTTAAAGTCTTGCATTCACTGAATTCTAATTGCACCAATGTGGGATTGAAATGTGCCCGCTGCCCCCCGCAGGAACGCTCCCCTGAGATTCTAATTGCACCAATGTGGGATTGAAATGCGAGAGCCTTTGCGGCGTCTTGTTGCGCCGAAGTAATTCTAATTGCACCAATGTGGGATTGAAATCACATACTGTTTCTCAAAAACCGAAAAGAGAGACGAATTCTAATTGCACCAATGTGGGATTGAAATGTTCATAACAAAGACGCGCGAAGCTCACGAGGCGCTGATTCTAATTGCACCAATGTGGGATTGAAATGTAAAGCCCCCGATGAAGGACTAGACTTTATGCAAAAATTCTAATTGCACCAATGTGGGATTGAAATACTAGTGAAAACAGTGTTGTCTTGTTATTTCTGGGGATTCTAATTGCACCAATGTGGGATTGAAATTAGGTCGGATGTTGCTGACGGTGCGGTCAGTGTTCATTCTAATTGCACCAATGTGGGATTGAAATTTTGCTTCTGGTGCGCGGAACGCCAAACCAATTTCATTCTAATTGCACCAATGTGGGATTGAAATGTCAGCAGCGCCTTGGAGAAGTAGAATTTCACCCCTTATTCTAATTGCACCAATGTGGGATTGAAATGGGCCACTGACGCCTCTTGCGTCCACTTCAATTGCCATTCTAATTGCACCAATGTGGGATTGAAATCACTGCCCAGCGGCGCTGCCTATTTTAGCTTCCTGATTCTAATTGCACCAATGTGGGATTGAAATTCTATATACTCTGTAAATCGTTCATGGGGTAGTCCATGTATTCTAATTGCACCAATGTGGGATTGAAATTTCTCTTACTTTTTCAATAAGCAACGAGAACGTATTCATTCTAATTGCACCAATGTGGGATTGAAATAAACGCTCGGAGGGACTGACGCGAGACAGTGCTTCAATTCTAATTGCACCAATGTGGGATTGAAATTCGTTGTTTGTTATAACAACGGGGACATTGAGCTTGATTCTAATTGCACCAATGTGGGATTGAAATTAAGATCCCTCTCAAAGATTTTCACCTTGAACCGCATTCTAATTGCACCAATGTGGGATTGAAATTTGCAACACACGCTCAAAACTACTTGCCGTAACATCAATTCTAATTGCACCAATGTGGGATTGAAATCTCTCCGAGAGAGGGACATTTTCATAAGTGTTTTTGAAATTCTAATTGCACCAATGTGGGATTGAAATCAAACTGATTCCTGCGTGCGTTCTGCTTTATGAGCGCAATTCTAATTGCACCAATGTGGGATTGAAATTGGAATGTTCCTCACATACTATTTCTCAAAAACCGAAATTCTAATTGCACCAATGTGGGATTGAAATGCGACAGAAAGATTGGGCACATCGCTGAACTCTGAGAGAATTCTAATTGCACCAATGTGGGATTGAAATTCGGTTTGACGCCGTGCGAAAGTTTTTGGATTGGTCTATTCTAATTGCACCAATGTGGGATTGAAATGCGCGCTATTTGCCCGTGCTGCGTCAAATCGTGCGCATTCTAATTGCACCAATGTGGGATTGAAATAGGGCTGTCTCTTCATTTTATTCTAATTGCACCAATGATTCTAATTGCACCAATGTGGGATTGAAATGCGAAAACAATTGCGCGGGCTGCCCACATTGCGCATTCTAATTGCACCAATGTGGGATTGAAATTTTGACCTATAAGGAAAGACCCTCCTTTAAAGAGGATTCTAATTGCACCAATGTGGGATTGAAATCTCGTCGTCACCCTCGGTGATTTCATAGGCAAGGTCCATTCTAATTGCACCAATGTGGGATTGAAATGACGCTTAGAAACAAAAGTGCATCTGCTCGGAGTGCTATTCTAATTGCACCAATGTGGGATTGAAATTGCGCTGCGGCGTCAGTTGCGCGATGTGGGTGATAATTCTAATTGCACCAATGTGGGATTGAAATGACGCCACGCCAGCGTCGTTTCCTACTACCAATTCTAATTCTAATTGCACCAATGTGGGATTGAAATTGAGTTCATCGGTTTTTGCGTCGATATCGGACATGTATTCTAATTGCACCAATGTGGGATTGAAATATGCTTTCTTTGTCCTTTTCAGTTAATTCAATGACAATTCTAATTGCACCAATGTGGGATTGAAATCTTAAACAGCACATGAACGGCAAAAAGTGTGAAATGATTCTAATTGCACCAATGTGGGATTGAAATGTCTTCCCAGTCATCACCTTCGTCAGTATCACCTTCAATTCTAATTGCACCAATGTGGGATTGAAATGACCTACTTGCCCGCAACGCTCGAGAAAATGGGACATTCTAATTGCACCAATGTGGGATTGAAATACGCAACGCCCAGCGCAGCGCCTCACGCCGCTGCAAATTCTAATTGCACCAATGTGGGATTGAAATAATCCGCAAAGTAATTCCTGTCGTAGTATGTCCAGTTATTCTAATTGCACCAATGTGGGATTGAAATTGCAAAGCCTACTCACTTGCAAAGCTCGTTCAACACCATTCTAATTGCACCAATGTGGGATTGAAATCGGGTATTTGCGCGGTTGATAGATGTGGTTACTTCGATTCTAATTGCACCAATGTGGGATTGAAATTCTCCAGAAATAGCCGTCTCCGGGCAGCACATAGAAATTCTAATTGCACCAATGTGGGATTGAAATCTTGCTTGCTTCGACAACGAGCGCGCCGCCGTCGATTCTAATTGCACCAATGTGGGATTGAAATCGCGGTACTTTTTAACTATAGTGATGTATTTCGCATTCTAATTGCACCAATGTGGGATTGAAATCTGGTCTGCGCCAGCGGTCTTTGAAGGCACTCCTGATTCTAATTGCACCAATGTGGGATTGAAATATGGGCAGAAAAAAATTTTTTTATCTAAACAAAAATGAATTCTAATTGCACCAATGTGGGATTGAAATATCAAGGGCTGTTTCTTCGTTTTCAGCCTCTATAATGATTCTAATTGCACCAATGTGGGATTGAAATACGTGCGAACTTCAAAATGGGAAAAATCACATTCTACATTCTAATTGCACCAATGTGGGATTGAAATTGACATGCCCCCTGAAACAGAATCTCTCTATAACTTATTCTAATTGCACCAATGTGGGATTGAAATGTGCAACCTGCGCGTGTGCCAAGACAGTTGTCTGCGATTCTAATTGCACCAATGTGGGATTGAAATTCTTACTTCATCGGCAATCCTGTCGGAGAAGGGGGATTCTAATTGCACCAATGTGGGATTGAAATGTTTAGGAGAAAATGCGGACTGGAACGAATTAGTGTATTCTAATTGCACCAATGTGGGATTGAAATTTTTTCTACGCTGCTTCCGGCAGCGCGCGGAGAGTGATTCTAATTGCACCAATGTGGGATTGAAATCTTTCGTCTTTTTTTTTGTTGAACCGAGCAGGCGGATTCTAATTGCACCAATGTGGGATTGAAATCGGCCTCGAGCGAGGTCGCAGAGTCAGTGGGTATTTCAAATTCTAATTGCACCAATGTGGGATTGAAATGAAGAAGGCGGCGTCGCTGAAGTGTTTGAAGAGGGATTCTAATTGCACCAATGTGGGATTGAAATTCCATGGAAGACGAGAGGGGCTTGAACTATACCGCAGACTGGAAGAAGATGCGGAACAGGCACGCCTCGGCAAGCCTGCACAATCTAAACAACCTAAACAGGAGGAAGACAATGTCACAAGCGAGAGCGGAAGAATATGGCAATCCCTTCGAAGAGGGGACGAAGGAGTTCTACGAATACTACAGACGGTATCTAGAAGAGATGCGGGAAGTTTGGAAGAAAAGAGAGAGAATCGAAAGCGAGGTGAGGCGGCTGCTGAGAGAGGAGAAGGAATACGAACCGATACGGCATCTGGAATCAGCACTCGTGGTGGGGATGGCGATTTGGAAGCCAATCGGGAAGACATACCAAGTGGCGGTGGAGCAGGAGATAGACAAATCGCGCTTGATGCTGGAAGCCGTGCCGTCGCCACTGGTCGCTCCGAAATCAGAACGAGAACGGAGAATGCGTATCGCACTGCTTCGCTTATCGCTCTGGGAGCGAGTGCTCGAGTTCGCGAAAAGAGAGAATCTTTAATTCAAATTAATTCAAGAACCCCTGCGGTTCGCCTTTAGCTTCATTGGAGTTTGGGTGATGTTTGGGTTAATCGTTGCTATCGGTGTGCATGTGATTGCGACTGTGCTCATTGGTGTTCTCCTGCTCATCCACAGAGAAATATTTAATTGCGCCAGTGTGTGGCTGAAATCTTGACTTTGTCAGGGGTAGGAGCGACGGGGGATCAAGCCCATTCGCTGGGCTTGGAGCAGACGGTGAGGTTATGTAAAAAGCGACAGTGACGAAGCAGTCGGGCGGAGCAGCGCATCAATCACTGCCTGATTTGCTTTGGGGAACGGATACTGCCGAAGCTCATCAGGCGAAACCCAGCGGACTTCCTGACTGCTGCGTGCGAGGGCTTCCCCTGAAAGATATGTGCAATGAAACGCATGCAGCGTAATCTTGAAGTGTGTGTAAGCGTGTTTGACTTCTGCAAATTTCTCGCCGACAGAGACCTCTAAGCTAGTTTCTTCACGAATTTCACGCTGGCAACAACTGGCAAGCGTCTCACCCGACTGGAGCTTGCCGCCCGGGAACTCCCACAAATTGCCTAAAAATCCTTCTGCCTTGCGCCGTGCAATTAACACTTTTCCATCACGATGCACTACACCCACTGCAATGTGGTAATGCGGCGCTTTCGAGCGAGAAGATTTGTAAGGAATCGTGTCAGTCAAGCGATGTTGGAAGGCATAGCAGGCGGTTTGGAGCGGGCAGTGCCCACAGTGAGGGAGCTTTGGCGTGCAAACCGTTGCGCCCAGCTCCATCACGGCTTCATTAAAAATGCCAGCTTGACCTTTCGGCAAAAGCGGTTGAGCCAGCGACTCAATTTTGAGCCGTGTGGCACGCTGGCGAATATCCTCACGAATGCCAAAAAGACGGGAAAAAACTCTTAGAGCATTGCCATCAAGCGCAAGACAATCTTCACCAAAAGCAAGACTGGCGACGCTGGCAGAAGTATAGTCTCCAAAACCTTTCAACCGACGG from Chloroherpetonaceae bacterium carries:
- the csx2 gene encoding TIGR02221 family CRISPR-associated protein, with translation KCQPNIKEARCSIIPVGRNSDEMWEIFRIVTSRCKKNDVISVDITQGLRYQSAFLLLAVVMLRTIKSVEVDSVFYGAFELKDDAGAPILDLKPLVEILDWTLATNDFQSYSNTKKINELLAGDTFKSHRDAFSAFSTALQINALDRVVSEANRIRSLMQQEQIKTRLPIPATLLLPDILELPSRLTRNPEDWENYLTIARWQFEHEQIGLSVLSTWEALINRAASILHIHDYASNYKAYIELSKIVRAKDNYAQHLSEINKLTRKADTLNEYRKAIAHADGVRVGLEKLELPSRLTRNPEDWENYLTIARWQFEHEQIGLSVLSTWEALINRAASILHIHDYASNYKAYIELSKIVRAKDNYAQHLSEINELTRKADTLNDYRNAIAHADGVRVGLENFRAEFRKLLGYFEQELQKEAIKTALGKEVIRQIFQQNLQKSDSTTKS
- the cas1b gene encoding type I-B CRISPR-associated endonuclease Cas1b, with product MSESIPSKQAFYIFSNGTLKRKDNTIFFLPAQDQTEKTIENAPPVERDEEEISLELDVEELPNHPNRKALPIANIDAFYVFGEVSFNARFLNFLAQHKIPMHIFNHYGFYSGTYYPREYLVSGMLLVSQVQHYTSEKKRLKIAREIVSAACFNITKNLRYYSVESRAESKEVQEALQAAITEIEEWMKEIPAAGDIQTLMGIEGNVRKRYYDAWQYLIKSKEPAFQFRERVKDPPNNAINALISFGNALCYSACLTEIYRTQLSPTISYLHEPSERRFSLALDLAEIFKPIFVDRAIFKLVNTREIQEKHFTNGLNSRT
- the cas2 gene encoding CRISPR-associated endonuclease Cas2, with amino-acid sequence MYYIAVYDVNQKRVGKMLKLFRRYLNHVQNSVFEGELKDSDFLRLKAEAQALMNETEDSLIFYMLNGKYLERETLGVQKNEPTNFI
- the cas4 gene encoding CRISPR-associated protein Cas4; the protein is MAHLTGTKINYYFVCKRKLWLFSNQIEMEQESDLVAQGKLISETTYPDKCHELDIDGVMVLDFADLQSGVIHEIKKSDKMEEAHLWQVKFYLWHLKSKGLNGLRGELDYPKLKRRVSVTLTENDCQALERIAADIAALERQATPPPKIEKKFCKHCAYFELCWA
- the mutY gene encoding A/G-specific adenine glycosylase, which encodes MSFDISKSLIDWFQRSKRDLPWRRTKNPYHIWVSEVMLQQTQVATVIPYYHRFLERFPTIQALAEADSNELMKVWEGLGYYARARHLQAAARQILSEYGGQLPTTRAALRRLKGFGDYTSASVASLAFGEDCLALDGNALRVFSRLFGIREDIRQRATRLKIESLAQPLLPKGQAGIFNEAVMELGATVCTPKLPHCGHCPLQTACYAFQHRLTDTIPYKSSRSKAPHYHIAVGVVHRDGKVLIARRKAEGFLGNLWEFPGGKLQSGETLASCCQREIREETSLEVSVGEKFAEVKHAYTHFKITLHAFHCTYLSGEALARSSQEVRWVSPDELRQYPFPKANQAVIDALLRPTASSLSLFT